One window of Paenibacillus antri genomic DNA carries:
- a CDS encoding sialate O-acetylesterase, producing MRVDPIFSDHMVLQRDKEVAVWGEAADGEVIEVECAGRRATAVAAGGGWRATLPANEAGGPYRLAARSGAETIVFDDVWYGDVWLAGGQSNMQWPLRSSAGGAEEIAISGGCPLIRYYEVPKVAYDDGVVRESGWRASGQETAGEFSAVAYHFAKRVHAETGVAIGIVGCNMGATSAACWVAEETLERDPALRVYLDEFRAIAKDFDWEAYEAEERAFQDAFAAYEAAQSQGKTKEELGPVPWPPPMSPRSFMRPNGLYETMLKRTAPYTLKGFLYYQGEGDAHRPTAYDKLLEALIRNWRRDWEDDALPFLYVQLPSFGCDGDPDGDAWALLRESQAIVAERAPHVAMAVLLDCGEKDDIHPADKKPVGERLARLALARVYGRSDVHSEGPRFEQMRVNERGEARLRFRCGGGRLTTRDGAPLVGFELCGVDRVYVPAEARIEGDAVIAFSDRVPRPIAARYGWANFTEANLTDGFGLPAAPFRTDREGRGSPAASEFLTEN from the coding sequence GTGCGAGTCGATCCGATATTTTCCGATCATATGGTGCTGCAGCGGGACAAAGAAGTCGCCGTCTGGGGCGAGGCGGCCGACGGCGAAGTCATTGAGGTCGAATGCGCCGGTCGGCGCGCGACGGCGGTCGCGGCGGGCGGAGGCTGGCGCGCGACGCTGCCGGCGAACGAAGCGGGCGGACCTTATCGGCTCGCGGCAAGGTCAGGCGCCGAAACGATCGTCTTCGACGATGTGTGGTACGGCGACGTGTGGCTGGCCGGCGGGCAATCGAATATGCAATGGCCGCTGCGATCGTCCGCCGGCGGGGCGGAGGAGATCGCGATCTCCGGCGGCTGCCCGCTCATTCGGTATTACGAGGTGCCGAAGGTCGCGTACGACGACGGCGTCGTGCGGGAGAGCGGGTGGCGCGCGAGCGGGCAGGAGACGGCGGGGGAGTTTTCCGCGGTCGCCTATCATTTCGCGAAGCGCGTCCATGCGGAGACGGGCGTCGCGATCGGCATCGTCGGGTGCAACATGGGCGCGACCTCGGCCGCCTGCTGGGTCGCGGAGGAGACGCTGGAGCGGGACCCGGCGCTGCGCGTCTACCTGGACGAGTTCCGCGCGATCGCGAAGGACTTCGATTGGGAAGCGTACGAAGCGGAGGAGCGGGCGTTCCAGGACGCGTTCGCGGCGTACGAGGCGGCGCAATCGCAGGGGAAGACGAAGGAGGAGCTCGGGCCGGTTCCGTGGCCGCCGCCGATGAGTCCGAGAAGCTTCATGCGCCCGAACGGATTGTACGAGACGATGCTGAAGCGTACGGCCCCGTACACGCTCAAGGGCTTCCTCTACTACCAAGGCGAAGGAGATGCGCATCGCCCGACGGCGTACGACAAGCTGCTCGAAGCGTTGATCCGCAATTGGCGGCGGGACTGGGAAGACGACGCGCTGCCCTTCCTCTACGTCCAGCTCCCGTCGTTCGGCTGCGACGGCGATCCGGACGGAGACGCTTGGGCGCTGCTGCGCGAGTCGCAGGCGATCGTCGCGGAGCGCGCGCCGCATGTCGCGATGGCGGTGCTCTTGGACTGCGGGGAGAAGGACGACATCCACCCGGCCGACAAGAAGCCGGTCGGCGAACGGCTCGCGCGGCTGGCGCTGGCCCGCGTCTACGGCCGATCCGACGTCCATAGCGAAGGGCCGCGCTTCGAGCAGATGCGGGTGAACGAGCGCGGCGAGGCGCGGCTCCGGTTCCGATGCGGCGGCGGTCGTCTGACGACGAGGGACGGCGCGCCGCTCGTCGGCTTCGAACTGTGCGGCGTCGACCGCGTCTACGTCCCGGCGGAGGCGCGCATCGAGGGCGACGCCGTGATCGCCTTCTCCGACCGGGTGCCGCGGCCGATCGCCGCTCGCTACGGATGGGCGAACTTCACCGAAGCGAACTTGACCGACGGCTTCGGGCTGCCGGCGGCGCCGTTCCGGACGGATCGCGAAGGGAGGGGAAGCCCAGCCGCGTCAGAATTTTTAAC